The DNA window ATTTGGATTTCTCGAAAATTACCGGCTGACCACCCTTTACTTACCAGCGAATAATAATGCAATGTTGGACTGAATACGTTATATAACGTGTTCAGCCCATTTCTATTAGTGCTTAATGACGTTGTAAGAATAACGTCGCGGCTTTAATACCTGCACTATAATCGCCTTCGAGTGTATTAACCTGACGTGTTAACGTGGGGGTTTGCAGTTCATTATCAGGTGCAATTTCGATAATATTAACCCCAGCTGGTGGATTACGCATAAATTCGCAAGTACTGTTGTATTTTTTGCTGTAATTATCAAGTAATTTAGTGAGTACCGTATCGTGCCTAACCCAGAACGTAAGTAGGCGTTCTAAAACGGATAATTTTTCTACCCAGCGTCGAGTTCTGGTCCTGATCACAATAATATTTTTCGCACCTAAATCTACCGCCTTCTTTACTGGTATAGGATCAACTAAGCCACCATCAATATGGATATCATTTCCTAGTTTTACTCCGGGACGAAAAACGATAGGTAGCGCGCATGATGCGATGATTTGTTGAAACCATTGGTTGGGCTCGGCTATTTGATAACTTACTTGACCTTTTGATCTATCACAGCTGGTGATAACAAATGGGCGTGAGTTTAGCCGTCGTTTCGCTTTGTCAAGGTCTATGGGATCATGTAATTCTAATAAATCATGTAACTCTCTAAGTTCCATGGCATTTCCGCCCCTTAAAAATCGAGTCCAATTGACAAAAGTCGTTGATTTAGCCAGATGATTAATGAGCCTAACTGAATATTTTTTTTGTCCTGCGATAAACGCGGAGAGGTTTAGCGTCCCTGCTGAACTACCAATAAACAGATCGAAGGGGTCATACCCATGTTCTAAAAAGGTATCTAACACTCCTGCGGTAAATACGCTACGCATACCTCCACCTTCTACAACAAGTGCTGTTTTTATCATAGCAACCTCGATATATTGCGCTTGCTTTCACAAGCCTAGAGTAAATACCAATATTTGGTAGTATTTGTCTTATTTGATAAATATATTTATCGTTGATAAGTATCGGGTAGTACTGTGACAACTAAATTAAGCAGGGATGATGATACGGTGACAAAAACTAGAATTGCGAGACTAATAATGAGGAATTATATGGTTAATAGCATATAAAAAATGCTAATAACCACGTATTATTGAATAGCAGAATTATTTTAAATTAATGAAAGTTAATGCATCATTGAGCGTTTGTTGTGGGATCTCTTCCATTGGCACATGACCTGCGTTTGGATAAATAATTAAGCTGGACCCCGGTATGTTTTGCAACCATTGCTCGCTAAGTTTCTGTGGTACCCAAATGTCTTTGTTACCCCACATTAATAAAGTCGGAGCTGTGATGGTCGCAAAGTCTAATGGTGTTTTTTGGCTATTCTTTTCATCTAACATCGCAATGGTATTGGCATAAGCCTGTTTTGCTCCAGGGCGTAAAGAGAGATGAATATAACGGTCCATATTTTCTTTGGTGATGAGATCTTGATCTCCGTATACGTCCTTAACTCCCATTGCGATAATGAAAGGAGGAAATACATTGGCTGCCAGTGTATTGATACCGGGCATACTGGCAAAGCTTAAAATAAACGGCAGATCCTGTGGTGCGCCTGCAGGATCAATGAGGATCAGTTTTTTGATTTTATCAGGGTAGTTCGCTGCATAATGAGCTGAAATATAACCACCGAGAGAATTGCCTACCAGAATAAAGTCATCGAGTTTCAATTGGGTAATAAACTGCTCAAAAGATGAGTGTAATAGCGCTTCAGAGAAATCATTGGGATTTTCTGGACCACCAGTTAACCCAAAGCCTGGCATATCAAGACTGATGATCCGGTACTTATCTGCTAAGCCTTTATTCCATTCCTTCCAGGTATGTAGTGATGATAAAATACCATGTATTAATACAATTGGCTGACCATTAGGATTACCTTCGTCACGGTAATGGATGCGCATTCCATTAACATCCATCCATTGTGACTGTTCGTTGGCGTACAAGGCATTGAGATCTTCTATCGGCATTTCGCCAAGCCCCCAAACGCTACCCACACTTGGGCTTGCTGCGACAGCCTGCTGCATACTGGAACAGCCTACTAAGCTAAGGCTTGCGGTAACACTTAAGACCACTGCTAGCGGTAATATTTTAGGTCGTTTAAATTTTATCATCATTACTGTTTCATCCTTGAAATCCAGGTTGTTTGTGCAAAAAAATGAACAAAGTAGTTAATCATAAACGAGTTTATTTTAAACTAATGCCTAATATGATGACTTAGTGTCATTATGAAATATTTGATCAGTAAATGGTGAGTCACAATATCATGGTGATGTAACGTAGTGTAGTCATTTCAAATAAAAAAGGCCCAGTACTTGTAATAAGTACTGGGCCTTTTTTTACTTAATTCTTTGTACTAAATAACCTAACGCTAGCGCCAATATTATTTAGCTAGAGATTCAGTCAGGTTAGGACGGATCTTAGCAAGCATATCTTTAAGTACGCGTGGTGATGCAGCAACTGAGTTACCAGATTTGAAGAAATCATGGCCGCCAGCGAAATCAGTTACGATTGCGCCTGATTCAGTAGCAATTAAGTTACCTGCTGCAGTTTCCCAAGGTTTTTGACCCATGCTCCATAAACCGTCGATACGACCAGCTGCTAGGTAAGCAAGGTTAAGTGCTGGGCAACCAGCTGCACGGATATCAGAACATTCAGAGAATAATGCACCAAAGATGTTTAGGTAAGTTTCTTGCTGGTGCTTCATGTTGTGTGGGAAGCTAGTAGCAAGAACAGTGCCTGATAAATCTTTAGCTGAGCCTGCACGTAAACGGTAACCGTTTAATTGTGCGCCTTTACCACGACAAGCTGAGAAGATTTCATCACCGATAGCATCAAAGATAACAGCAACTTCAGCTTTACCTTTAACGTGTAAAGCGATAGATACTGCGAAATGTGGAATACCTTTAACAAAGTTAGTTGTACCGTTTAGTGGGTCAATGATCCACTGGTAGTCTGTATCTGTACCAGTTGTAGCACCGCTTTCTTTTGCGATGATAGTATGCTCTGGGTAGGCTTTTTTAATTGTAGCGATAATAGCTGCTTCAGCTTCTTTGTCTACGTTAGTCACAAAATCATTTGTGCCTTTTTGCTCTACTTTAGTCTTGCTTGGATCACCATAAGCTTTTACGATTATGTTACCTGCGTCACGCGCAGCACGGATCGCGATTGTTAGCATCGGATGCATACTATTACCACCAAATTTTTGAAAGAACGGGATTTAGGGCGCGGAGTATACCAACTTTATTAAAATGTTCAAAATTTATTTTATCTTATTTTAAATGCGCTAGGACTAAGTGTCGAAGCGTATATCCATACACCTTAGTTTCATATAATGCCAGACGATAAAAATCGTGATGAGATAGGTGGCATTATGGATTATAGATCATCTATATATTCAAGGGACTTAATGCGCTTTTGCTCTGAGTGAGAAAAGAATGAGTCTCTTAGAGCGCTTATGTGAATGTCCTTATTTAGATTATTAGAATCGCTTAGGATATCTCTTCGCTGGCCTAGATAGGCGTTTATTTTGTTATCTAGTTCAGCTTCTTGATGTTCAAGCTCTGTCATCCTTACTGCGACTTCTGGTCCTCCCAATGCTTCATAAGCAAGGTACCGCTGCTGTTCATCGTCATAGTTTGCAATTTTATTTAGTTCAGTACTAACAAGGCCACTTTTATAAACACGACTAATTTCTTCTGGGAAGTTAGATAACTCTTCTATAAATAGGTAGTTATATTCTTCTTGAGATGTTGAAATCGATTTTAAATATAGTTTTTTGATGGTTACTTGCCGATGTAAGTTTTCATTATTAAAGAGTAATTTCTGCTCTTCAGCATTAAATAGGACTAATTGTCTATCTTTTAACTCACTATCAAGGCGTTCCAAGTTATCCATATTCGGAGTTTGATCCACTTCTACCGAGAGTAAAGATTGTTTATATAACAGAAAACGTTCGAATAAATCATAGTCTGCTGTGCTATATTTACTTGGATTATCAGTGATAAATTGTTTGACGTTCGCTTTTAATTGTTCAATATCCATTTCAGTTTCATTAAAACCAGATAGAAAATAGTCAAACATATCTCGTAATGATGTTTGATCAACCTCTGTGTCTTGCTGGGATTGCGATTGGAGCCGTGAGCTATCGACGCTGGTTGTTAATGGAATTATATCTTCATCTTTGACAATTACCTCTGTCTCTACCCCTGTTTTATTTTTTTTTAGCATCGTACTAGAGAGAGAGAGTGGCTGAATTGCCTTTACTGCCTGCTTATTCATTGGTTTATTAGCTGATGTTATATAGGCTACACTAGTAGCTACTGCGATAATTGTGATTACTAGTGTAGCTTTTTTCATTATTATAAACCTTGTCGTTTTAAGCGGTTAGCATGTTGACGGTAAAGACTTGGAACTGATAGGAATAATGCTGTATGTCCTAGTACCTGATTGATTTCATCAACATGATTCATTCGATAGACTCCAATCACTTTACCTAAGTGGGTGCTACAAACACTGACCATACCATCATTCTTTTCACCATTAAATGCGAGTAAGCTGACTGCTTTTAGAGGTAAATCAACAAGTGCATCTTTAGGGCTAGTTATCAGTCTATTACCTGTCCAAGAGTAATAGTATACTTTGTTCAGTACACCATTAACTGTACTTGTTACTACAGGTTCTCCTTCACCACATGCTGTTGTTGGCACACCTTCTGGATATTTTTCATTAAATTCAAGTGATTTATATGTAGTTAATGCTTTTAAAGCGCCAACAGGATCAACTGGCAGTTCTGAACCACCGGATAAGAATTGCGCTATCTGTGATACGAAGCCGATAATAGCTGTACCAGCAGTATTAACTAATGTCCCATCTGGAGCTACGCTGTAGAATAAATCTGCGAATTTAGACCCCTTATTTACACCACCAATGCTTGTTACTGAAGCAACGAGTTCTGGAGCTACCGACGCCACATAACGGGCTGTGGGTCCACCATGACTATGTCCAATAAGGTTAACTTTACTCGCCCCACTCTTAGCTAAAAATGCTTTGACTTGTTTTAAAAGTTGCTCACCTCGGATTTCGGTTGTGTTACTTGTAGATACTTGTGGAGTAAAAACGGTTGCACCATCTTTTCTTAATGTTTGGGATATTTTGTAGAAATAGTCAAGACCTCGAATATTATCAAACCCCAAAAAACCATGTACGAGTACAATTGGATATTTAGTTTCAGTATAATTTGCAGCATTTGCATAATTGAGAAATGTTGTCGATAACATTATTGCGATCATCATTAATCGTTTCATTTTTCCATCCTTAGGTTAACTTTAGTTATATGAAATCGTTGGAGTTTATTATTACGGGACAGTGTGTCGTATTCAATAAGGGTTATGTAAAAAAGAGATGTAAGTCAAAGTAAAAGTAAAAATAGATGAGAATAAGCAGAAGAGGTATTGGTATTGAAACAAGATATACCTTGTTTACTGTGATAGAATCCGCGACCAGTAAATTAACAACTCCAGTAATAGTCTAACCATTATTTTAAACTCGTCGTTTAAATGGCCTTTTTCTATTATGTGTCTTTTTAGGTATTCATTAATTATGTTAGCAAACGTAAAAGTTGTATTAGTCGGTACATCTCATCCTGGTAATATTGGTTCAGCTGCTCGTGCAATGAAAACAATGGGCTTCACGCAATTGGTTTTAGTTGCACCTTTATGTGAGATTGATGAAAAATCAGTAGCCTTAGCTGCAGGTGCCGCAGATGTATTAGAAAATGCAATCATCGTCGATACCTTAGAAGAAGCAGTAACAGACTGTGGCCTTGTTATTGGTACAAGTGCGCGTTCACGTACGCTGCAATGGCCAATGCTTGATTCGCGTGAAGCGGGTTTAAAGCTAATTGAAGAAGTGCCTAATTACCCTGTTGCATTGGTGTTTGGTCGTGAGCGTATTGGTTTGACCAATGATGAGCTACAAAAATGTACTTATCATGTGTGTGTTTCTGCAAACCCTGAATATAGCTCATTAAATTTAGCCATGGCCGTACAGATTTTAACGTACGAAACACGTATGGCATACCTTGCTACTAATACGTATCCAGAACAAGATAATCCGTATCCAAAGCAAGCGGAACTGGAAATGTTCCATACTCATCTTGAAGAAACATTATGGGATACTGGTTTTATTAACAAAGCTCACCCTGGAATTGTAATGAATCGTTTACGTCGATTGTTTACACGCGCTCGCCCTGAAGCGGTTGAGTTAAATATTTTACGTGGTGCATTAGTATCTATTCAGCGTAATTTGAAAAAATAGCTAACCACTACCTAACCCTAAAGTAATACCTGAGTGAATTGGTCAGGTATATACTTGACCAATTAAGTCGGGTATGTAACCATAACCCTAAATAACAGTTTTAGAGGTTGCTATGCGATTGACATCGAAGGGGCGTTACGCAGTTACAGCTATGATTGATCTTGCATTGCACGCAGAACTTAAACCTGTACCACTGGCTGAAATATCCGAACGACAAAGTATTTCATTGTCGTATTTGGAACAGTTGTTTTCTCGACTACGTCGAAAGAAACTGGTAGCAAGTGCGAGAGGACCTGGTGGTGGCTATAAGTTAGGCATGTTACCTGGGCTTATTTCTGTTGGCATGATCATTGACGCAGTTGATGAAAATGTAAAAGCGACTAAGTGTGATTCTGCAGGTGGTTGTAATGATGGGAAACGCTGTTTAACGCATTCACTTTGGGATGATTTAAGTGAACGGATTAGTGATTTTCTTGATAACATATCACTTGCTGATTTGATGGCAAATAATGAGATAAAGCAGATTGTCAACGAACAAGATCATGATCGTCAAATGTTAAATAAAATTGATGTAAATATTCTTTGATAATTGTTTAATAAAAACATAATAGAATTATAATTATAAGTATGAACACTGTTAGCGGTTTAACCGTGTTGTATGGAGCAATGACTAGATGAAAAAACCTATTTATTTGGATTATTCAGCCACTACGCCTGTAGATCCACGTGTAGCAGAAAAAATGATGCAATGCTTAACTATGGACGGCATTTTTGGTAACCCTGCGTCTCGTTCACATCGTTTCGGCTGGCAAGCTGAAGAAGCGGTAGACATTGCTCGTAACCAAATTGCAGATTTAGTAAATGCAGATCCACGTGAAGTTGTTATCACATCGGGTGCCACTGAATCAAACAATCTTGCTATTAAAGGTGCTGCGCATTTTTATAAGAAGAAAGGCAAGCATATCATTACAAGTAAAATCGAGCATAAAGCTGTGCTTGATACTTGTCGCCAACTTGAGCGTGAAGGATACGAAGTTACTTATTTAGACCCGACTTCTGAAGGTCTAATTACGGTTGAAACCCTTGAAGCTGCAATTCGTGAAGATACAATCATTGTTAGTATCATGCACGTGAATAACGAAATCGGTGCGATTAATGATATCGCTGCATTGGGTGAACTTTGTCGCG is part of the Moritella viscosa genome and encodes:
- a CDS encoding putative phospholipase; its protein translation is MIKTALVVEGGGMRSVFTAGVLDTFLEHGYDPFDLFIGSSAGTLNLSAFIAGQKKYSVRLINHLAKSTTFVNWTRFLRGGNAMELRELHDLLELHDPIDLDKAKRRLNSRPFVITSCDRSKGQVSYQIAEPNQWFQQIIASCALPIVFRPGVKLGNDIHIDGGLVDPIPVKKAVDLGAKNIIVIRTRTRRWVEKLSVLERLLTFWVRHDTVLTKLLDNYSKKYNSTCEFMRNPPAGVNIIEIAPDNELQTPTLTRQVNTLEGDYSAGIKAATLFLQRH
- a CDS encoding putative hydrolase yields the protein MMIKFKRPKILPLAVVLSVTASLSLVGCSSMQQAVAASPSVGSVWGLGEMPIEDLNALYANEQSQWMDVNGMRIHYRDEGNPNGQPIVLIHGILSSLHTWKEWNKGLADKYRIISLDMPGFGLTGGPENPNDFSEALLHSSFEQFITQLKLDDFILVGNSLGGYISAHYAANYPDKIKKLILIDPAGAPQDLPFILSFASMPGINTLAANVFPPFIIAMGVKDVYGDQDLITKENMDRYIHLSLRPGAKQAYANTIAMLDEKNSQKTPLDFATITAPTLLMWGNKDIWVPQKLSEQWLQNIPGSSLIIYPNAGHVPMEEIPQQTLNDALTFINLK
- the suhB gene encoding inositol-1-monophosphatase; the protein is MHPMLTIAIRAARDAGNIIVKAYGDPSKTKVEQKGTNDFVTNVDKEAEAAIIATIKKAYPEHTIIAKESGATTGTDTDYQWIIDPLNGTTNFVKGIPHFAVSIALHVKGKAEVAVIFDAIGDEIFSACRGKGAQLNGYRLRAGSAKDLSGTVLATSFPHNMKHQQETYLNIFGALFSECSDIRAAGCPALNLAYLAAGRIDGLWSMGQKPWETAAGNLIATESGAIVTDFAGGHDFFKSGNSVAASPRVLKDMLAKIRPNLTESLAK
- the lifO gene encoding lipase chaperone, yielding MLKKNKTGVETEVIVKDEDIIPLTTSVDSSRLQSQSQQDTEVDQTSLRDMFDYFLSGFNETEMDIEQLKANVKQFITDNPSKYSTADYDLFERFLLYKQSLLSVEVDQTPNMDNLERLDSELKDRQLVLFNAEEQKLLFNNENLHRQVTIKKLYLKSISTSQEEYNYLFIEELSNFPEEISRVYKSGLVSTELNKIANYDDEQQRYLAYEALGGPEVAVRMTELEHQEAELDNKINAYLGQRRDILSDSNNLNKDIHISALRDSFFSHSEQKRIKSLEYIDDL
- a CDS encoding lipase; the protein is MKRLMMIAIMLSTTFLNYANAANYTETKYPIVLVHGFLGFDNIRGLDYFYKISQTLRKDGATVFTPQVSTSNTTEIRGEQLLKQVKAFLAKSGASKVNLIGHSHGGPTARYVASVAPELVASVTSIGGVNKGSKFADLFYSVAPDGTLVNTAGTAIIGFVSQIAQFLSGGSELPVDPVGALKALTTYKSLEFNEKYPEGVPTTACGEGEPVVTSTVNGVLNKVYYYSWTGNRLITSPKDALVDLPLKAVSLLAFNGEKNDGMVSVCSTHLGKVIGVYRMNHVDEINQVLGHTALFLSVPSLYRQHANRLKRQGL
- a CDS encoding putative tRNA/rRNA methyltransferase; amino-acid sequence: MLANVKVVLVGTSHPGNIGSAARAMKTMGFTQLVLVAPLCEIDEKSVALAAGAADVLENAIIVDTLEEAVTDCGLVIGTSARSRTLQWPMLDSREAGLKLIEEVPNYPVALVFGRERIGLTNDELQKCTYHVCVSANPEYSSLNLAMAVQILTYETRMAYLATNTYPEQDNPYPKQAELEMFHTHLEETLWDTGFINKAHPGIVMNRLRRLFTRARPEAVELNILRGALVSIQRNLKK
- the iscR gene encoding HTH-type transcriptional regulator (Expression may be stress-induced), whose amino-acid sequence is MRLTSKGRYAVTAMIDLALHAELKPVPLAEISERQSISLSYLEQLFSRLRRKKLVASARGPGGGYKLGMLPGLISVGMIIDAVDENVKATKCDSAGGCNDGKRCLTHSLWDDLSERISDFLDNISLADLMANNEIKQIVNEQDHDRQMLNKIDVNIL